The segment TGTCCATGTTGTTTACCGGCAATGGCGACAAATGTTGTAATTGTGAAATCTCGTGTCCACGTGcagtgaataaataataatattgtttgatatattttttcaatttattatgtatattagttaagttttgagatataaaataacataaaaaatgactAATACATCAAGAGGAccatataaaaagtatttggTCGACATTGTAGAAGAAATACCTGTGACAACCATTCGTTCTCGTCGAGCTTGCTTTTCAGCaggaagagaaaaacaaagaatagTAGAAGTTGAGgttagattatatatttatattatctatttaaataaaaaaacattgtattaaaaatttatttgtataaacttGTATTCTCATGTTTTTGACATAAACTTAGTGATAACTTTCATTGAATGCAGTATACATTCAATGactatttatatgaataatctctatttaattatttaattattttataataaaataaagctttattgttattttttttaattatttattacaggtTCCAATTTCCGATAAACTTTCTAACAATGAAAATACGAAGAATCATGATATCCAAGACAATGATGATTCTACTATTAATATTGAAGAATATAGTAATCAATTCCAAGATAATGCAATTAGAATTGACAGTGACAATGAGACAATTGTAAGCAGAAGAAGCTTAGGAGAATCAAACAGCAGTCAAGCTGATTCTGACTTCTCcagtgaaaatgaaaataatttagaagaaaattatcttaattattctGAAGATGAAAAcagtgataattataataatgataatgtagatattcacaaaaataaaagcgatAGTGAAAGTAATGAAGACAACGAAGAATATGAAAATCAAATACAGGTAATTTCAAGTAATTCACTATTTAGAACtactattttattgaaataaatgttatattggCATTGagaatataacattaaagaaatagagaattataaaattaaatagtaataaaaaaaatttatcacaattaataaattcaaggCAACATACAAtgtaagaagtatatatatatatatatatatataattcctatttcaaaaaataaataacctacaattatttaaaataatataaatgctttgcttttacaaactatttttttgtttttccagAATATGCATTCAGTAAGAATAACGTTCATCATAACATGgatgtatatttaatgtatatgaataaaattttttttgcaggaTATAATACGGGTTTCCATATATGAAGGATGTAATTTGACCAAAGAAGAAAgccaattattaattatgggAACAGCTATTCGAAACAAAATGACGGACGTAGGATTGGAAACTTTACTTAAAATTGTAGATTGCCATTTGCCACATACGCAATACAATTCGAAGtatcattttcttaaaacGTTTCCAAAGGTACAagctaatatatattacttttgtccaaaatgtttaataatattgaagtttGAAAACTGCAACAGAGTGGAAtgcaaaaattgcgaaaaaatttacaatcgtCGTCGATTGCAaagacaatttaattatttttatcatcttcCATTGAAGGAACAATTAATAGAACTAGTAAACACAaagttatttacatattttagaaaaatgtcatatgaaAGCGATGTTATAAATggaaacatatattatcagttgagagaaaaaaatattatttctgatcAAGACATTAGTATTCAATGGAATACAGATGgcgtagaaatatttaatttgtcaaaatattctatatggCCTATCCAAGTATCTATTAACGAATTACCTTATAGAATTAGAcgtgataatattttactttgtgtGGATTATGGTTCAATTCTGAGAAACCACCTATGGAACTTTTTCTTAGACCATTTATAGACGAACTTCTTGAGTTACATATTAATGGAATTGAATGTAATACATTCAACCATCAAGAACCTATATTGATTAAAGTTCATGCGCTTTTCTCACCAGTTGATTCAGTTGCTCGACCTttgattcaaaatattaaacaatttaatggaaaatatgGATGCTCTTATTAAAGTCTTAATAAAGGAGAACACATTGCTATTGGAAGGGGGTACACACGAGTATATCCAGGTGGTAAGGGAGTAATGCGTACGATAACAAAACATAACATATATGTTGAAAGGGCAGTTGAAAAACGGAAAGCAGTAAAAGGTGTTAAGGGGCCTTCTATTACAATGCTTCTGCCTACTTTTGATGTGATTCATTCATTTCCACCAGAATACATGCATTCGTGTTTATTGGGTGTCACAAAATTGTTCAGTACGTCTTGGTTTGATtccaaaaataacaataaagattGGTATTTAGGTTCTAAAATCACTGAATTCAACGAAAAATTACTTGTTATTCAACCTCCTTGTGAAATTACGAGAACTCCACAATCAATGAAAGATAGTAAATTTAAAGCAAAtgattggaaatattttttattgtattattcgCTGATTTGTCTAACAGATTTAATGccacagaaatatattaaacattggttgttgtttgtatacagtataaatattttttcaaaaacaaaaattgaagaagacgagttatttaaagcaaaaacGGCACTTCGCGAATTCGTTTTAAATGTGGAGTTGTTGTACGGAAAGgagtatatgaaatataatgtacACCTATTGCTTCACATACCAGAGTATGTAAGAAATTACGGTGCTATTTGGGCTTGGTCAGCGTTTCCTTTTGAACATTTTAATGGCATTATAGCAAGTTTATTTCATGGAACTCAATGTATACCTTTGcaaatctgtaaattatattccagattaagatatattaaacaacaatgtgaaattttcaatagaCCAAACTGTAGTGTTCAGGGAAAAGCTATATTCCGATATATAACaaagaaaactaaaattatgaaatgtatTGAATTTGGAGATGAATTaagaatatttggaaaatcgACAGAAATGCAACTATCCttaagacaaaaattattgattgaacagtttttaaaagaaacaattgaAAACAATGTCTAGTCATTTCAAAggtttacatataataatactttatatcacagttttaaatattctcgcctcatcaaaagaaataacagtacagtattattagaaaatcgGTCATTGAtgattatttcagatttaattttacttaagaCGTCAGACTTGCAAACTAAGAAGTATATAGTTCTTGGTAAAGAGTTACAAATCATTGATGAAGaagtttgtaaatataaaactatatcttcgaaaatgttttcatttatTGCCCGACACACAAATAATgatgtttgtaattttctttctgCTATACGTAAAAAATGCGTTTATATTCCTTACAAAGatgataaattatgcattattcCTCTGGTCAATACTTTGGAAACggattaagaataaaatacttgtaataatatatatggataggtatacatatatgtatacacacacatttgacataaataataatgtagttatatctatattaattacgattgcatctgtttttttaattaataaattatcacaaagaaataattatttattatgaaattcacTTATATCcgtaaatctaaaaatatctataataaactcattgttaattaaataaaagaagtatgtacaaaaattattggatCTTCTGCAAAACTActgataattcaataatttatttttcagttattctcaatatcaatttgtttgtattaaaactagaattttctaaaagtttattcaatattatcctTAATAgttttgctaataatattcAGCACTATTAGAGACAAAAATACTGCTGAGTTGAAAACTGTAGTTTTCATATAGTTTTCCAACAGATTTTTAATAGTGATcctatagttttttaatagtgTTCCTATGgtttttcaatactttttaatagttttctcaatagttttttaatagtttttttaaatagttttctGTAGTTTTTTTTCGTACGGGTTTAACTGCATCATAAAGGAATAAtccttatatatatttaaaaggtTATGGGCCCAGGATTGCAATAATTAAGAGAGACAATTGGCTTTAAAATAaggttatattttttctttgtattacTTCTGGCTCGTTTTAAAAATAGCCcaaaataagaataacagTTATAACATTGATCCATTAAGTGGCAATAATTATGAAACCTGGAAATTTCgagttaaaacaatattaacagaactcAATGTAGAAGATATGATACTCGTTAAATACAGtgatgaaaattatgatacaGAAGCAGAAAGAAGAAGccaaaaagaaggaaaataaatgtaaatctaTACTTGTACACCTGATCACACTAATGCCTTAACATATGAAGTTGCACGGGTGTCAAGGCATATCAAGTCGGCGTGTTccgactctacatatttttacatcacaTGAACACAGCGGCAAAGCTGTTTTGACTGTTTCAAAGCAACTGGAgcaattgattaatattgttGCGCCCGTACTatttcgccgctgatgctgtgtgtgttacagctgacggaccgatcgataatatcgatcggtcatTAGAGAGTTGAAGCCAAAtggcatttattaataatctttcttatattcgttGTCAGGACaacgaatattaattaacagttTAAAGGGTCTCTATGACAGTTATAAACAAGCTGTTATATGTCAGATCTGAGATAGCTGTCTGCTCGAGCGGACGTTTATGATAGCTCCGGtctttaaatcatatttccgGTTTCTCATTGTAAAGTTCTGTGttgtttattaaagtattcTCTGTTTATTCGAAGTGTTGTGTTGTGTTGCTTGATTTCGTGAGTTTCGTTGTCGTGCGTGAAATACCGGTCCGCGGacgcaacaatattataaatattaatctttattatatttataatatatttatccatatttattatcttgttgcatttgtgatatggACATTCCTGAGGCTGAGTATCGCGCACCTTTTGTTAGTTACGCGCGTTGTTAGCGCGTTTGGCGACTCGCTGCTAGCATGCGAGCGGCAAGGAGGGAACAGTAGGCGTCAATCAGAAATTCGAGCCGAAAGTTGCAACTAATTACCATCTCtgctataaataatactactattaataaaaaattaattaaaaattcacaaattttacagcgtattgtatattttttactttttatgttAGAATTCAATACGATTGCaactcaataatataattcttaactTTTCGACCTCTTTTTAAGCGATTTTCtggaataaaaagttataatgactatcttttttactttacatTGAAAAAccattaaatatctttttcttacaaagcaaaaatgtcttcgcttatttttatttttagtctcaaaaaaatgtttgatagcAATATTACGGACGATTGTGAGGAATGCACTACAGTTGAGAAATCAATTCttgataaaacattaacataaaatatttttggacaaaataattttttctccttgatacagcattatcaaatattattttgtactaaCTTAGATACGATAAGAAATACataagaaatacaataatGAAACACGGATCGCGCTACTAAACTCGTTAAATTGTGTGTCGCGACAGAGTTGTGCAGAGCGATATAGCGTTCTATTTAGCCTTAGCCCAAGATTAATGCAATACTGTTGActgtactttaatatttaattttattttatatatacagggtgtcccattttaaaaacCTCATGTGAATGACTTTCTAGAAATTGGTTTtagcaaaaaatgtttcagacaaaagttgttgggtttggaAAGGGACATtcgatgatgacattggtttaacctagggtCTACATGCCAAGGTCACATGGagatcaactttgtttttttatatggaACAcccttgtaaaacattcagtttttgagaatgttaccttaatacttttatgcacaaaataatgagacaaatgaattggtataaagaaaacacattggttttaaaaaaaagtatgcagttggatgttgcaaattacatattttttcttgaaagcaactatgtgttttctttataccaattgattcgtctcattattttatgcatattaagataagattcccgaaaattgaatgttttacaagatattttgtattttaagtcaaaatattgtaatttacaagcctcataactcaaaaagtacttaatgaaaaataactttattatagtgttttgaaaagctcttgataCCTCTTttgattttggaataaaaaacagggtgttccatttaaaaaaacaaagttgacctttatatgaccttggcatgtacaccctagattaaaccaatgtcatcgTCGGATGTCCTCCTCCAAACCAACAACTTctgtctaaaatattttttgctaaaaccaatttctacaaagttattcacgtgggatttttaaaatgggacaccctgtatacccATCGGCCACATTGATTGttttcaaaatcaatataCGTTCGACGGCTAAATCAATTGTTTTCGCGGAATATATACGAACTTACTGCATTAAAAAGGTTAAACGCGTTGAATTGCgtttatattacttaaatgtttatttaatgagaTGTATTGTTTCttacggaaaaaaatttacttatcaTACAACCAGTGTAGctctttatttagaattatgtaatttattatataattagttcatataactaaaaattataataattttctactaGATATACACAGCTGGTcccaaaattcttatttttatatcatattttcgcGTGTCTCAATGTAAcagatagtaaaataaataagagtctttacttttaaaagcaaataattgcaagtaattgtattttaaatacgtgGCATTGATGTTTCACGATTACAAAGCATTAAATTACACGATTacaaaacattaattattcagatcaatcaattgttttctAAATAGTGAATTTATAATGTTCCTGCATAAGTAGTgaggaaataattaacatgtgtcctttatataaaaacaggtATAGTTTAAAAATGAGTTATTAAGTAACTAGTGTCCCGCCAGTCGCACAGGCAATTGCGTAAGTTGGATTTCAGAATCTCacttaaatattatcattaaaaattaagaaaaaaagagtgtgtaaatataaaaacgtaaaataaagatcatttaaaatatctgcaaattttctgatattggGACTTTGTTAACCAGTAAAGGAAAATTTACTGTCGTTGGAGTTGACATGGACTCTAATAAAAAAGCCACGGTCATTGATATGGAATCTGAAGATGACATTGTTATTTCTGGCATCGCCGGTAGATTTCCTAAATCGGACAATATTAAGCAGCTCCAAGAGAATCTATTTAACAAAGTGGATCTTGGATCAGATGAGGAACGACGATGGAATCATGGTAAAATCTTCTTCGTTCtatgaatgaaaaattatattaaaaatattctatagaaATGTATTGTAGGAGAACTAATCTTGGTTAGTCATtgcaatgttttatttatttatttattttttgtattgtgGGCCATGAATTGCGTTGGAAACCGTCTTTGTCTCCCCACTCCAGTACCTCCGGGACCCCGCGAGGTGGCGAATGAGTTAGTAGTAGTAATAATTAGTAGTAGTGATAGAAACACATATAATAGTAAGGCTCCATATGATAacaatcaagaaatataatagaagagcattaagagccgtcgcaggatgttagtgctaaatttttaatttttcttaaagaaattaataaattagtccaCAAGAGACAActaaattgtacaccgatttCAGATCAAGATacctaaagtgtacgaaattttaagtacattgttctcatatatctctctctcttcctttcttgccaataattcctatatgtacattaagtttctcgatatatgagaacaatgtacttaaaatttcgtacactttaggtatctcgatctgagatcggtgtacaatttaactgtctcttgtggactaatttattaatttctttaagaaaaattaaaaatttagcactaacatcctgcgacggctctTAATGCTCTTCTATTATAAGTAGTGATAGAGTTAGTGAGTTGATAGTCCTACGCTGTGATAGACACAGTCGACACGCGTAAGAACGCGCATAAACAAGTGAATCTATTGTAACCacacaatatacaatatatccCACACAGCACAAAACACCTTATGACATCTTAGGGATATCTCAATGACCTGAGGTAAtcctatattaaaatatatattgtgtctGCTTGTTATTAATTCCTACATAAATTGGGGGCTCGTCCGCGATGTAGCCAGACCTCCTGCAGAGAGCCACGAGAGCCTGAAGACGGTTACGACAACTTACGACGAATACGACGATTAACAACGCTGTGaatcaaaaaacaaaaagaagcTGGTTGTGCCTAAGATAACAAGGTACGCCAGAAACGACGAAAACGCCAGTTGATCACAACAAAAGGTTCCGAAAAACCTATAACTGCCATTTTTGCGAAAAGACGTGTGCGCGACTGCAAACACCAGCCATTGTTTAGTGATAACAAGACAGGACGACGATCGCTTACATACGATATAAACTATAATCAGGAAGTACTGGAAACGCTTGGACAAATCAAGCCAGTGGCTGAGAAAATACGAACATTGTCACGCCTAGCTATATACACGCTTTATCGGCTCGTGTTCGAAAAGGATGGTGACCGCACTAGTCGTAAACAGTTGCGTAATTTCCACGGTTTTGACTTTGACGACGCATCGGATAGAATTCCAACAAAACTTGAGTATTCCGCTGCTTTTTCGATAGGTGATTTGACATGTGCAATATTCTGGGCTTAGACTACGCCGGCATCAAGGAGGAGTTGCGACAGAAAATTATACGGCGCTAATGAACATCCAATCGCTAGCGTTACGCGAAGACGACGATGATGCTAAGGCCGAGGATGAATTTGACGAATCAGAAGTGCCAGAAGAGCCGCAACAACGACTATAAGAAAGAATCGAGCGAATTGGTGATGTAGGCAGTCGACGAACGAACGACGATATTTCTTCGCTTAGCGGCAATGATTCCGAGGACAGCGACCAAAACATATCGAGACATAGAAGGCGAAAAATAGCCCAAAAATCACCTTTAACTTTAAAGATGCAGAGGA is part of the Linepithema humile isolate Giens D197 chromosome 3, Lhum_UNIL_v1.0, whole genome shotgun sequence genome and harbors:
- the LOC136999121 gene encoding ABC transporter H family member 2-like isoform X2 — translated: MTNTSRGPYKKYLVDIVEEIPVTTIRSRRACFSAGREKQRIVEVEVPISDKLSNNENTKNHDIQDNDDSTINIEEYSNQFQDNAIRIDSDNETIVSRRSLGESNSSQADSDFSSENENNLEENYLNYSEDENSDNYNNDNVDIHKNKSDSESNEDNEEYENQIQDIIRVSIYEGCNLTKEESQLLIMGTAIRNKMTDVGLETLLKIVDCHLPHTQYNSKYHFLKTFPKKNVI
- the LOC136999121 gene encoding uncharacterized protein isoform X1, with translation MTNTSRGPYKKYLVDIVEEIPVTTIRSRRACFSAGREKQRIVEVEVPISDKLSNNENTKNHDIQDNDDSTINIEEYSNQFQDNAIRIDSDNETIVSRRSLGESNSSQADSDFSSENENNLEENYLNYSEDENSDNYNNDNVDIHKNKSDSESNEDNEEYENQIQDIIRVSIYEGCNLTKEESQLLIMGTAIRNKMTDVGLETLLKIVDCHLPHTQYNSKYHFLKTFPKVQANIYYFCPKCLIILKFENCNRVECKNCEKIYNRRRLQRQFNYFYHLPLKEQLIELVNTKLFTYFRKMSYESDVINGNIYYQLREKNIISDQDISIQWNTDGVEIFNLSKYSIWPIQVSINELPYRIRRDNILLCVDYGSILRNHLWNFFLDHL